In a genomic window of Telopea speciosissima isolate NSW1024214 ecotype Mountain lineage chromosome 5, Tspe_v1, whole genome shotgun sequence:
- the LOC122661976 gene encoding uncharacterized protein LOC122661976 isoform X2, with amino-acid sequence MQIFYANPRSFNMDRKSPLAMKLKASVAEKLVEFLGNYSDDVLAEYIIVLVCHGKNQNQARDDLEAFLGEKSSEFVSWLWDLILKNTHESDIPIRASYVQDVTVMSVDDEDVDRKQRSSRLMDLQNHDTGNAHNPLTINEKCRSILVHGHNLVSSNHLDDSEGFQRRRKTIVTDELNLKEAQARAYRSKILKKSGKIEDTVDEPLYGTSRLRGSSRISAGGEQSMQYVNQDKKIVSSNCNAMSRQLLHSSQRELVSRKFQAVTENPQSSRCSVDNAVRKRISSRAAHSISDQNARSRGNVWDRLGKPCEYDTALRDVQIDVCAVPINQRKLLERDGESLDQLMPSVPGSILSRKLKAEVPKIDNSRGNIPMMNSDDRRTQENGVNICTLRDASNVRQKRHFAEIGTGPGSESAPLVDVKDRHLQEKETNKDFQRTSVANHAQSLKHVEYETRRSDGQDKCLKSDIAPSVRKKKVPPVVTGEAVDAANQSLVLVNCPLSAKQETVDSENNVNANPKPVQAQVLDVKLKLRQIEMEMSKLRSKQLEIRNDGKFNILPTSGALDHPDEDVELRTVFVTNVHFAATRDALSLYFSKCGTVVKVIILADPVTAQPKGSAYITFASKESVDKAVAISGTSFLSRTLKVMRKAEVPAVTSSRLAESPPQSLFNNTNRKGILQRQYTSSHLQWRRDLVENPEHSMSAPGVASDTPKTVEGST; translated from the exons ATGCAAATCTTCTACGCAAACCCTAGATCTTTCAATATGGACAGGAAGTCACCGTTGGCGATGAAGCTCAAAGCATCTGTTGCAGAAAAGCTTGTTGAATTTCTCGGGAACTATTCGGACGACGTACTTGCG GAGTACATTATTGTGCTTGTTTGTCATGGCAAGAATCAAAATCAAGCAAGGGATGACTTGGAAGCATTTCTTGGTGAAAAGAGTTCAGAATTTGTATCATG GCTGTGGGATCTTATCCTGAAAAATACCCATGAGTCAGATATACCTATTAGGGCATCTTATGTACAAGATGTCACTGTAATGAGTGTCGATGATGAAGATGTAGACAGgaaacagagaagcagcaggtTGATGGACCTTCAGAATCATGACACTGGCAATGCTCATAACCCACTG ACAATAAATGAGAAGTGCCGCAGCATATTAGTACATGGCCATAATCTGGTTTCCTCAAATCATCTAGACGATTCTGAAGGCTTTCAACGAAGGCGCAAAACAATTGTTACAGATGAGTTAAATTTAAAGGAGGCACAGGCTCGGGCATATAGAAGTAAAATTCTGAAAAAGTCTGGAAAAATAGAGGATACCGTTGATGAACCCTTGTATGGCACTTCAAGGTTGAGAGGATCTTCTCGAATTTCAGCTGGTGGTGAGCAAAGCATGCAATATGTCAATCAAGATAAGAAG ATAGTCAGCAGTAATTGCAATGCAATGTCTCGTCAACTTCTGCATTCATCACAGAGAGAGCTGGTTTCCAGGAAATTTCAGGCTGTTACAG AAAATCCTCAGTCTAGCCGCTGTTCTGTGGATAATGCTGTTAGAAAAAGGATCTCTTCAAGAGCTGCACATTCTATTTCTGACCAGAATGCCAGGTCTCGAGGCAATGTGTGGGACAGATTAGGAAAACCTTGTGAATATGACACCGCTTTGAGAGAtgtgcaaattgatgtttgtgCAGTTCCCATTAACCAGAGGAAATTATTGGAGCGTGATGGTGAAAGTCTTGACCAGTTGATGCCCTCTGTTCCTGGTTCCATACTCAGTAGGAAATTGAAGGCAGAAGTTCCTAAGATTGATAATAGCCGTGGTAATATCCCTATGATGAATTCTGATGACCGCAGGACACAAGAGAATGGAGTCAATATCTGCACGCTTCGTGATGCAAGTAATGTTAGGCAGAAGAGGCATTTTGCTGAGATTGGTACTGGTCCTGGTAGTGAGTCGGCACCTTTGGTGGATGTCAAGGACAGGCATctacaagagaaagaaacaaataaagatTTCCAAAGAACATCAGTTGCTAACCATGCACAGAGCTTGAAACATGTTGAGTATGAAACTAGAAGGTCGGATGGCCAGGACAAGTGTCTTAAATCTGATATTGCACCCAGTGTGAGGAAGAAAAAAGTGCCTCCAGTAGTGACTGGGGAAGCTGTGGATGCTGCTAATCAGAGTCTGGTTTTAGTTAATTGTCCTTTGTCAGCTAAACAAGAGACTGTCGATAGTGAAAACAATGTCAATGCCAATCCGAAACCTGTGCAAGCT CAAGTGTTAGATGTGAAACTAAAACTACGTCAAATTGAAATGGAAATGTCTAAGCTTCGGTCAAAGCAGTTAGAGATAAGAAATGATGGCAAGTTTAACATATTGCCAACTTCTG GTGCGCTGGATCATCCTGATGAAGATGTTGAGTTGAGAACTGTTTTTGTGACAAAT GTCCATTTTGCTGCCACAAGAGATGCCTTGTCATTGTACTTTTCAAAGTGTGGGACGGTGGTTAAAGTTATAATTCTTGCTGACCCTGTGACTGCTCAACCAAAAGG GTCTGCTTATATTACTTTTGCTAGCAAGGAGTCTGTTGACAAGGCTGTAGCAATTAGTGGGACCTCGTTCCTGTCCAGGACTCTAAAG GTTATGAGAAAGGCAGAAGTACCTGCTGTAACTTCATCCCGGTTAGCTGAAAGTCCTCCACAGTCATTGTTCAATAACACCAACAGAAAGGGTATCCTCCAGAGACAATATACCAGCTCTCATCTACAATGGCGGCGTGACCTAGTTGAAAATCCAGAGCATTCTATGTCTGCCCCAGGAGTTGCATCGGATACACCCAAAACTGTAGAAG GGTCCACTTGA
- the LOC122661976 gene encoding uncharacterized protein LOC122661976 isoform X1, whose product MQIFYANPRSFNMDRKSPLAMKLKASVAEKLVEFLGNYSDDVLAEYIIVLVCHGKNQNQARDDLEAFLGEKSSEFVSWLWDLILKNTHESDIPIRASYVQDVTVMSVDDEDVDRKQRSSRLMDLQNHDTGNAHNPLTINEKCRSILVHGHNLVSSNHLDDSEGFQRRRKTIVTDELNLKEAQARAYRSKILKKSGKIEDTVDEPLYGTSRLRGSSRISAGGEQSMQYVNQDKKIVSSNCNAMSRQLLHSSQRELVSRKFQAVTENPQSSRCSVDNAVRKRISSRAAHSISDQNARSRGNVWDRLGKPCEYDTALRDVQIDVCAVPINQRKLLERDGESLDQLMPSVPGSILSRKLKAEVPKIDNSRGNIPMMNSDDRRTQENGVNICTLRDASNVRQKRHFAEIGTGPGSESAPLVDVKDRHLQEKETNKDFQRTSVANHAQSLKHVEYETRRSDGQDKCLKSDIAPSVRKKKVPPVVTGEAVDAANQSLVLVNCPLSAKQETVDSENNVNANPKPVQAQVLDVKLKLRQIEMEMSKLRSKQLEIRNDGKFNILPTSGALDHPDEDVELRTVFVTNVHFAATRDALSLYFSKCGTVVKVIILADPVTAQPKGSAYITFASKESVDKAVAISGTSFLSRTLKVMRKAEVPAVTSSRLAESPPQSLFNNTNRKGILQRQYTSSHLQWRRDLVENPEHSMSAPGVASDTPKTVEDKLL is encoded by the exons ATGCAAATCTTCTACGCAAACCCTAGATCTTTCAATATGGACAGGAAGTCACCGTTGGCGATGAAGCTCAAAGCATCTGTTGCAGAAAAGCTTGTTGAATTTCTCGGGAACTATTCGGACGACGTACTTGCG GAGTACATTATTGTGCTTGTTTGTCATGGCAAGAATCAAAATCAAGCAAGGGATGACTTGGAAGCATTTCTTGGTGAAAAGAGTTCAGAATTTGTATCATG GCTGTGGGATCTTATCCTGAAAAATACCCATGAGTCAGATATACCTATTAGGGCATCTTATGTACAAGATGTCACTGTAATGAGTGTCGATGATGAAGATGTAGACAGgaaacagagaagcagcaggtTGATGGACCTTCAGAATCATGACACTGGCAATGCTCATAACCCACTG ACAATAAATGAGAAGTGCCGCAGCATATTAGTACATGGCCATAATCTGGTTTCCTCAAATCATCTAGACGATTCTGAAGGCTTTCAACGAAGGCGCAAAACAATTGTTACAGATGAGTTAAATTTAAAGGAGGCACAGGCTCGGGCATATAGAAGTAAAATTCTGAAAAAGTCTGGAAAAATAGAGGATACCGTTGATGAACCCTTGTATGGCACTTCAAGGTTGAGAGGATCTTCTCGAATTTCAGCTGGTGGTGAGCAAAGCATGCAATATGTCAATCAAGATAAGAAG ATAGTCAGCAGTAATTGCAATGCAATGTCTCGTCAACTTCTGCATTCATCACAGAGAGAGCTGGTTTCCAGGAAATTTCAGGCTGTTACAG AAAATCCTCAGTCTAGCCGCTGTTCTGTGGATAATGCTGTTAGAAAAAGGATCTCTTCAAGAGCTGCACATTCTATTTCTGACCAGAATGCCAGGTCTCGAGGCAATGTGTGGGACAGATTAGGAAAACCTTGTGAATATGACACCGCTTTGAGAGAtgtgcaaattgatgtttgtgCAGTTCCCATTAACCAGAGGAAATTATTGGAGCGTGATGGTGAAAGTCTTGACCAGTTGATGCCCTCTGTTCCTGGTTCCATACTCAGTAGGAAATTGAAGGCAGAAGTTCCTAAGATTGATAATAGCCGTGGTAATATCCCTATGATGAATTCTGATGACCGCAGGACACAAGAGAATGGAGTCAATATCTGCACGCTTCGTGATGCAAGTAATGTTAGGCAGAAGAGGCATTTTGCTGAGATTGGTACTGGTCCTGGTAGTGAGTCGGCACCTTTGGTGGATGTCAAGGACAGGCATctacaagagaaagaaacaaataaagatTTCCAAAGAACATCAGTTGCTAACCATGCACAGAGCTTGAAACATGTTGAGTATGAAACTAGAAGGTCGGATGGCCAGGACAAGTGTCTTAAATCTGATATTGCACCCAGTGTGAGGAAGAAAAAAGTGCCTCCAGTAGTGACTGGGGAAGCTGTGGATGCTGCTAATCAGAGTCTGGTTTTAGTTAATTGTCCTTTGTCAGCTAAACAAGAGACTGTCGATAGTGAAAACAATGTCAATGCCAATCCGAAACCTGTGCAAGCT CAAGTGTTAGATGTGAAACTAAAACTACGTCAAATTGAAATGGAAATGTCTAAGCTTCGGTCAAAGCAGTTAGAGATAAGAAATGATGGCAAGTTTAACATATTGCCAACTTCTG GTGCGCTGGATCATCCTGATGAAGATGTTGAGTTGAGAACTGTTTTTGTGACAAAT GTCCATTTTGCTGCCACAAGAGATGCCTTGTCATTGTACTTTTCAAAGTGTGGGACGGTGGTTAAAGTTATAATTCTTGCTGACCCTGTGACTGCTCAACCAAAAGG GTCTGCTTATATTACTTTTGCTAGCAAGGAGTCTGTTGACAAGGCTGTAGCAATTAGTGGGACCTCGTTCCTGTCCAGGACTCTAAAG GTTATGAGAAAGGCAGAAGTACCTGCTGTAACTTCATCCCGGTTAGCTGAAAGTCCTCCACAGTCATTGTTCAATAACACCAACAGAAAGGGTATCCTCCAGAGACAATATACCAGCTCTCATCTACAATGGCGGCGTGACCTAGTTGAAAATCCAGAGCATTCTATGTCTGCCCCAGGAGTTGCATCGGATACACCCAAAACTGTAGAAGATAAGTTGTTGTAG
- the LOC122661976 gene encoding zinc finger CCCH domain-containing protein 14-like isoform X3 — protein sequence MQIFYANPRSFNMDRKSPLAMKLKASVAEKLVEFLGNYSDDVLAEYIIVLVCHGKNQNQARDDLEAFLGEKSSEFVSWLWDLILKNTHESDIPIRASYVQDVTVMSVDDEDVDRKQRSSRLMDLQNHDTGNAHNPLTINEKCRSILVHGHNLVSSNHLDDSEGFQRRRKTIVTDELNLKEAQARAYRSKILKKSGKIEDTVDEPLYGTSRLRGSSRISAGGEQSMQYVNQDKKIVSSNCNAMSRQLLHSSQRELVSRKFQAVTENPQSSRCSVDNAVRKRISSRAAHSISDQNARSRGNVWDRLGKPCEYDTALRDVQIDVCAVPINQRKLLERDGESLDQLMPSVPGSILSRKLKAEVPKIDNSRGNIPMMNSDDRRTQENGVNICTLRDASNVRQKRHFAEIGTGPGSESAPLVDVKDRHLQEKETNKDFQRTSVANHAQSLKHVEYETRRSDGQDKCLKSDIAPSVRKKKVPPVVTGEAVDAANQSLVLVNCPLSAKQETVDSENNVNANPKPVQAQVLDVKLKLRQIEMEMSKLRSKQLEIRNDGKFNILPTSGPFCCHKRCLVIVLFKVWDGG from the exons ATGCAAATCTTCTACGCAAACCCTAGATCTTTCAATATGGACAGGAAGTCACCGTTGGCGATGAAGCTCAAAGCATCTGTTGCAGAAAAGCTTGTTGAATTTCTCGGGAACTATTCGGACGACGTACTTGCG GAGTACATTATTGTGCTTGTTTGTCATGGCAAGAATCAAAATCAAGCAAGGGATGACTTGGAAGCATTTCTTGGTGAAAAGAGTTCAGAATTTGTATCATG GCTGTGGGATCTTATCCTGAAAAATACCCATGAGTCAGATATACCTATTAGGGCATCTTATGTACAAGATGTCACTGTAATGAGTGTCGATGATGAAGATGTAGACAGgaaacagagaagcagcaggtTGATGGACCTTCAGAATCATGACACTGGCAATGCTCATAACCCACTG ACAATAAATGAGAAGTGCCGCAGCATATTAGTACATGGCCATAATCTGGTTTCCTCAAATCATCTAGACGATTCTGAAGGCTTTCAACGAAGGCGCAAAACAATTGTTACAGATGAGTTAAATTTAAAGGAGGCACAGGCTCGGGCATATAGAAGTAAAATTCTGAAAAAGTCTGGAAAAATAGAGGATACCGTTGATGAACCCTTGTATGGCACTTCAAGGTTGAGAGGATCTTCTCGAATTTCAGCTGGTGGTGAGCAAAGCATGCAATATGTCAATCAAGATAAGAAG ATAGTCAGCAGTAATTGCAATGCAATGTCTCGTCAACTTCTGCATTCATCACAGAGAGAGCTGGTTTCCAGGAAATTTCAGGCTGTTACAG AAAATCCTCAGTCTAGCCGCTGTTCTGTGGATAATGCTGTTAGAAAAAGGATCTCTTCAAGAGCTGCACATTCTATTTCTGACCAGAATGCCAGGTCTCGAGGCAATGTGTGGGACAGATTAGGAAAACCTTGTGAATATGACACCGCTTTGAGAGAtgtgcaaattgatgtttgtgCAGTTCCCATTAACCAGAGGAAATTATTGGAGCGTGATGGTGAAAGTCTTGACCAGTTGATGCCCTCTGTTCCTGGTTCCATACTCAGTAGGAAATTGAAGGCAGAAGTTCCTAAGATTGATAATAGCCGTGGTAATATCCCTATGATGAATTCTGATGACCGCAGGACACAAGAGAATGGAGTCAATATCTGCACGCTTCGTGATGCAAGTAATGTTAGGCAGAAGAGGCATTTTGCTGAGATTGGTACTGGTCCTGGTAGTGAGTCGGCACCTTTGGTGGATGTCAAGGACAGGCATctacaagagaaagaaacaaataaagatTTCCAAAGAACATCAGTTGCTAACCATGCACAGAGCTTGAAACATGTTGAGTATGAAACTAGAAGGTCGGATGGCCAGGACAAGTGTCTTAAATCTGATATTGCACCCAGTGTGAGGAAGAAAAAAGTGCCTCCAGTAGTGACTGGGGAAGCTGTGGATGCTGCTAATCAGAGTCTGGTTTTAGTTAATTGTCCTTTGTCAGCTAAACAAGAGACTGTCGATAGTGAAAACAATGTCAATGCCAATCCGAAACCTGTGCAAGCT CAAGTGTTAGATGTGAAACTAAAACTACGTCAAATTGAAATGGAAATGTCTAAGCTTCGGTCAAAGCAGTTAGAGATAAGAAATGATGGCAAGTTTAACATATTGCCAACTTCTG GTCCATTTTGCTGCCACAAGAGATGCCTTGTCATTGTACTTTTCAAAGTGTGGGACGGTGGTTAA